The genomic segment GCTCAGGGACATCTGGATGCTGTTGAAGACATCCGTGCTCGTCACATTGGTGGAGAGTGAAAACATGCTCACCACTGAGATCTGCACATCTCCTCCATCTCTGCACAAGGCATATGCATTCAcatgtgagataaaaaaaaattttttaaaacatgccCGGAATTCGAGTTATGAATTTGCATATAAGAGTAATATTACTGAGTAATATGAATTACTTGGCAAgatcatgttacactgaagactggagctaaaggctgctgaaaatgtagtatttgccatcacaggaataaaataccatttttaaaatgcattaaaatagaaaatatttagaTTGTAAATATGTCAtccaataacaaaaaaatcccTGCCTACTGGTAGCTGCCCAAAtatatctgaaggatcatgtgacactgaatacggCTGTACAAATGGTATAGCAAAATGTATAGAAAAGATAGCAGTAGCTGCATGGTACAGTTGATTTTTAGTGCCCCGTATGGCCTATTCCTGCTGGGTCTCTGAAAGATAGAAAGTAGAAACTTACTTTTTATGTAAAGTGGAACGTCGGTAACCATGGAAGATGGAGAGCGAGGCATTGAGCTGAAAAACCaatatacaaatgtataaaattaacCTAAACTCCATGTTCAGTACATCACATTATCATCTGCAACCATTTTCATTCTCTATTTCTATAATGGTTTCTGCATTAGCTGATTGGCTGTGGGTTTTGTGGTTGTAAGGCGGAGAAGTCATGTGTGTGATGCAGTACAATGTTGCATACCAACTGTAAAATCTCTCTGTGCAGTTCATACGGAACGGAACTTCTGAGATGCATTGAGGTGTTGACGGTGAAAGTGCCCAAAAATGTCTTCACTGCAAGGTAAAGTCAAAGCAAATCCAGTATGGGTATCGTAAGGTTATcaccaaaatatatttatgcacTCTGGACATTGTTTTATTGTGGACAACTGACCACTTACCTTGCGTACAACTGCGGCCATCCTCCAAGTCAAAGCCCAGGGCACACTTACAGCTGAAAGAGCCACTTGTGTTCACACACACTGACCCCTGGGGGCACGGACTATTCACACACTCATCCACATCtacagaaaaacacacagacTAATTAatcattgttcatttttgtCACAAACCCTCATGAAAACAAGCATTACTAGACACATATGTGAATAATTATGCACAAATGATGTTATCATCTTCaatcttgtttaaaaaaaaaaaaaaggatgtatttaaatataattcaatgtatttatgttatattatattctaGTGACTAGCATGATTAAAACCTTTAATTTGATATTACAACATTGGAGCTGTGACAATCTGGGTAAGTCGATTCCTGCTCCTGTTTGTCACTGCACTTTTAACATTCAGTCATGTGACTGCCACATCTAAGTTGAAAGATGGTCCAGTCTGGTTGTTAGTGTACATTTAAGTGGGCTTCTTACGTTCCGTGCAGAAGGGTCCTGTCCATGCAGGCAGACACTGACAGTGGTAACTTCCCTTAGCTGATCTAACACAGTGGCCTCCATTTGCACAAGTTTGAGGCCCACACACATGATCTACAGAGGAGAAAGAGATGGCTTGAATTGTTCAAAGTAAATCAAATGAACAGGTGAATTCACAAACAATGTTTACAACTGTTAacattaagatttttatttttgcaaaaatcACTCTGTGGTTGCCAGAGTGGTTCTAAGCCATTTTTAACACTATGCTATACAGTTACTAGAGTGATGCTTACTAGTCAAAAGAGCCAACCCAAGTCTCTATTTCAGTCTATGggatttgtttgtctgttttatcATCTGGTAAAGAAactctttaataataataaaaaataatcattcaccccaaaataaaaattctgtcatcatctatgactttctttgttctgtggaaaataaaagaagataatttgagaaatgttgcaatgtttcatggaagtcagtggcctccattgttctttttttgttccacaaaataacactgaacacttaaaaacactgttaaatgtaatcttgcatgaaattttaaaatgaatgttttttatacagtacattatacTGCTGTGATTCCttaattcacttgtagcatttaattttttaatttttttatttagacaaatgcacactactgttcaaacatttacccccagtttcacagacaaggcttaagcctagtcctagactaaaatgtaagtctgagctgtttcaactgaaagaaacctgcactgactgatcttaaaacatgTCAGTGCCTTTGTATTGTCTTAAGATGAACACCAGTAATGCTTTTATCtaaggcatgtttataaaaattacttaaatgtcctaattgaactatggcctaatcctgtgAAACTGGGCCTTAAGAGTCTTTGGGTTTTTATAAGAAGTTGCTTATGCTCGCCAATgctgcaaaaataaaacagaaacttcaaaagagcagcatttatttgaaatataaattgtttgtaacattataaatgtctttactttaattataactatatacattaaatattgccCATTTATCGGTTATAGCCAGGACAGAACTGTAATATCAGTGAATCCTTAACAAGTACCATTAATAATACCGATAAAAATTATGATTTGAATGATGCTATTTGCAAGTCACTGTACAAATATTAAAGTCGAACATACCTGGCGATGCTGTTGACTTAAATGGTATCTGCGTAGTTGTCATTGCCATCTCTGTGGTGCTTCTGTCCATGTGATTCCGGGTGGTTTCCACCCCAGTGGTCTTGGTCGGGGTGCTCTTGCTGTAAGGTGTTGTTGCACGTCCGCCATGTGCAGTAGTGTTCCCTGGTGTTGCCGTGCTGGTTTCTAAGTGCAAGGTAGTGACGTCAGCAGAATCAGATGTACTGGGTGCATGTGGTCCACCAGTAGTGGTGGTAAGCGGGTGCTGGGCTGTGGTGGGTGTCGTCCGCAGCACCTGAACAATATCTGTGGTGAGGATGGTAGTGTGTTCTGTTTGGGCTTGAGGTGTGGTGCTTGGCTGGAGCTGACGAGTGGTAACGAGAGGATTCATTGTAGTGAAAGTGTTGGTAGAACTGTAAACAGTTGATGCCTCATCAGTGGCTTCCTCTGTAACCTGTGGCCTATGAGTTGCTGGCATGGCAGATGTTGGCACCACTTCCGTGTTGGTCTGATCATCAGTTTTTGGGACGAAGGGTGGTTTGCCAGTATGGGGCTTCGTAAATGAGTCATCAATTGTGGTGGCTACATCTTCTGGCACTGGGGGTGAAGTGGTCAGGCCCTGAATGGTTGTCTCCTCCACTGTATGGGTCGGAGACCCTTCGAGTTCCTCACGGCCAGTTGAGCTGACAGATCCAGTAGAAAACTCAGTGGAAGCATCAGTATCCAGAGAATAAGTCACGGTGGAATCACGACTCTGTTGAGATGTGCTAGTGGCATTGTGTTCACCGGAGGTAAAAGGTGGGACAGATGACACAGAGTCACCATTTTCTGTATAAGACGTCCCACCACTCACTGATGTGGCATCCATTTCCCCATGATCTCTGTTGATCATTGTAAGAGGGGGTGTTGAATTTGCATTGTCATTATCAGACACCTGTTCAAAAGTCTGTCCTGTAACACTAGATTGTCCCGTTTGTGACTCAGTGTCGTGGGAAAACGTTGACTGCTCGGTCTCCAAAGAGTGGCCTTGAGTTGCATTGGTGGCATTATGATCTTCAAAAGTGGGTTCAGTCTGTTCAGACAATGTAGATACATCTTCTACGGTTTCCTCCGTGCCCTGGGTGGCTCCTGACATTCTCACTTCCCAGCTGGAGGTTTGAGCGACAGCATCTGAGGAGTTGGAGTCCTCAGTGTACGCAGAGGTGCTGTTGGAGGTCACAGAGAGCAGCATGCGTTCTCTGACTCGGTTGGTTGTGGAAATGTAGGTGCTATCAGTGTGAGAGACCGAGTTGGTGGTGTCAACATCTCTCAGATCCGTTACGGGAACCTCTCGCACTGTTCGAGCCTCTGTAACGGGATGGTGGCTGGTGATGCTGTGCGATGCTACTGATGAACCCTCCCATTGGGCTGTGGCGTTACGGGTAAACTCTTTGTCAGTCTGCAGATGTTCAGTGGAATCATCCGAGGTCATCCTCCAGTCAGCTGTATTTGTAGAGATGCTTAAAGGTTTTCCTGAATGTCCTGGTTTGGGGAAATAAAGAACAATATATTGGAAACTATGTACATAAACTGAAAATAGTATTGAAATACAGGAAAGGGGAAATTTGAGAAGCATGTCCACTAGGGTGCGCTTCATGTGGCGTGAGCCTTGGGAAACCTCATGACCTATGTGAGATGTTTTCAGAAGTGACTGCGGATGTAATGATTTTGGGTGGAGAACAATTGGCAGCCAAGCTCGTCTAACCTAACAAAAGCTTGGGCCCTAAAAATGGAGGGGATCTGACCCATTGGGACCTACTGTTTCCTT from the Onychostoma macrolepis isolate SWU-2019 chromosome 09, ASM1243209v1, whole genome shotgun sequence genome contains:
- the heg1 gene encoding protein HEG isoform X2, whose protein sequence is MTSDDSTEHLQTDKEFTRNATAQWEGSSVASHSITSHHPVTEARTVREVPVTDLRDVDTTNSVSHTDSTYISTTNRVRERMLLSVTSNSTSAYTEDSNSSDAVAQTSSWEVRMSGATQGTEETVEDVSTLSEQTEPTFEDHNATNATQGHSLETEQSTFSHDTESQTGQSSVTGQTFEQVSDNDNANSTPPLTMINRDHGEMDATSVSGGTSYTENGDSVSSVPPFTSGEHNATSTSQQSRDSTVTYSLDTDASTEFSTGSVSSTGREELEGSPTHTVEETTIQGLTTSPPVPEDVATTIDDSFTKPHTGKPPFVPKTDDQTNTEVVPTSAMPATHRPQVTEEATDEASTVYSSTNTFTTMNPLVTTRQLQPSTTPQAQTEHTTILTTDIVQVLRTTPTTAQHPLTTTTGGPHAPSTSDSADVTTLHLETSTATPGNTTAHGGRATTPYSKSTPTKTTGVETTRNHMDRSTTEMAMTTTQIPFKSTASPDHVCGPQTCANGGHCVRSAKGSYHCQCLPAWTGPFCTEHVDECVNSPCPQGSVCVNTSGSFSCKCALGFDLEDGRSCTQVKTFLGTFTVNTSMHLRSSVPYELHREILQLLNASLSIFHGYRRSTLHKKDGGDVQISVVSMFSLSTNVTSTDVFNSIQMSLSNCSRTYSHCTIKLQHHLSYHAESLCLAQKTKCDLQYSECTDSSGTPYCQCKPGYFKKNPEDMTCRDCGDGLKLVNGSCVECMFGFGGFNCNNFYKLIAVVVSPAGGALLLIVVIALIVTCCKKDKNDINKIIFKSGDLQMSPYAEFPKSNRVSMEWGRETIEMQENGSTKNLLQMTDIYYSPALRNSDLERNGLYPFSGLPGSRHSCIYPAQWNPSFISDDSRRRDYF
- the heg1 gene encoding protein HEG isoform X1, giving the protein METCVERRACRVVFTVFLLVLNTVIAETLSPDADTDNPLSNVTETFFTRTTGVKQTSSWPGREATATAVDLSSGPGEMTDIPASVSITGGREGHSGKPLSISTNTADWRMTSDDSTEHLQTDKEFTRNATAQWEGSSVASHSITSHHPVTEARTVREVPVTDLRDVDTTNSVSHTDSTYISTTNRVRERMLLSVTSNSTSAYTEDSNSSDAVAQTSSWEVRMSGATQGTEETVEDVSTLSEQTEPTFEDHNATNATQGHSLETEQSTFSHDTESQTGQSSVTGQTFEQVSDNDNANSTPPLTMINRDHGEMDATSVSGGTSYTENGDSVSSVPPFTSGEHNATSTSQQSRDSTVTYSLDTDASTEFSTGSVSSTGREELEGSPTHTVEETTIQGLTTSPPVPEDVATTIDDSFTKPHTGKPPFVPKTDDQTNTEVVPTSAMPATHRPQVTEEATDEASTVYSSTNTFTTMNPLVTTRQLQPSTTPQAQTEHTTILTTDIVQVLRTTPTTAQHPLTTTTGGPHAPSTSDSADVTTLHLETSTATPGNTTAHGGRATTPYSKSTPTKTTGVETTRNHMDRSTTEMAMTTTQIPFKSTASPDHVCGPQTCANGGHCVRSAKGSYHCQCLPAWTGPFCTEHVDECVNSPCPQGSVCVNTSGSFSCKCALGFDLEDGRSCTQVKTFLGTFTVNTSMHLRSSVPYELHREILQLLNASLSIFHGYRRSTLHKKDGGDVQISVVSMFSLSTNVTSTDVFNSIQMSLSNCSRTYSHCTIKLQHHLSYHAESLCLAQKTKCDLQYSECTDSSGTPYCQCKPGYFKKNPEDMTCRDCGDGLKLVNGSCVECMFGFGGFNCNNFYKLIAVVVSPAGGALLLIVVIALIVTCCKKDKNDINKIIFKSGDLQMSPYAEFPKSNRVSMEWGRETIEMQENGSTKNLLQMTDIYYSPALRNSDLERNGLYPFSGLPGSRHSCIYPAQWNPSFISDDSRRRDYF